A section of the Montipora capricornis isolate CH-2021 unplaced genomic scaffold, ASM3666992v2 scaffold_449, whole genome shotgun sequence genome encodes:
- the LOC138036013 gene encoding uncharacterized protein, with protein sequence MHNLFLGTAKNVFKLWIKKKFLSKKDLKVLEDNINSLDVGTGIGRLPHRIASNYGGYTASQWKNWTLIYSMFCLKHLLPETHLRCWQTFVLACQYLCTPVLSKTDLLKADLLFVKFGERFEQLYGKHAVTPNMHLHCHLKECVIDCGPVHAFWCFSFERFNGILGAMQVNGRSVEIQLMRKLLAGRFVWDVKFPSEFQENFLPFFSQECHDLSENLVVKNATKLFNSASCLNLGDFQWSDLTLVSLPNSFKHFALDPDELRLLFECYKALYPREEIELSSSVARKFSNVLLGTEKFGSKLDLRNLRSARIMASWSGDDGLIDTSVPRKPGVVNFYIVHSVKINGEFYQHAFAVVWWYKTDCDQGHFGKPTQVWKLHDYEPCGPSLFMPVQRIGQKFACCSVELNGVDKLIVNPIPRSFH encoded by the coding sequence ATGCATAACTTGTTTTTGGGAACTGCAAAGAATGTTTTCAAActctggattaaaaaaaaattcttatcaaagaaaGACCTTAAAGTCCTAGAGGATAACATTAATTCTCTTGATGTTGGAACTGGAATTGGACGATTGCCACACAGAATAGCGTCAAATTATGGTGGTTACACAGCATCACAGTGGAAGAACTGGACATTGATATACTCCATGTTTTGTTTGAAACATTTGTTACCAGAAACTCATTTACGATGCTGGCAGACATTTGTTCTTGCTTGCCAGTATCTTTGTACTCCAGTTCTATCCAAGACAGACCTTCTCAAAGCTGATCTGCTGTTTGTGAAGTTTGGTGAGAGATTTGAACAGTTGTATGGCAAACATGCTGTGACCCCAAACATGCACCTTCACTGCCATTTGAAGGAATGTGTCATTGATTGTGGACCAGTACATGCATTTTGGTGTTTTAGCTTTGAACGGTTCAATGGAATTCTTGGTGCAATGCAAGTGAATGGAAGGTCTGTGGAGATACAGCTGATGCGCAAACTTCTGGCTGGACGGTTTGTTTGGGATGTGAAAtttccaagtgaatttcaagaaaattttttgccatttttttcccaAGAATGTCATGATTTATCTGAAAATTTAGTTGTGAAGAATGCCACCAAATTATTTAACAGTGCCTCTTGCTTGAATTTGGGGGACTTTCAGTGGAGtgacctcacacttgttagtcTTCCCAActctttcaaacattttgcaTTGGATCCAGATGAGCTGAGACTACTTTTTGAATGCTACAAGGCATTGTACCCCAGGGAAGAAATTGAACTTTCCTCAAGTGTTGCCCGCAAATTTTCAAATGTGTTACTTGGCACTGAAAAGTTTGGATCAAAGTTGGACTTGCGTAACTTGAGATCAGCTAGAATTATGGCCTCTTGGAGTGGTGATGATGGTTTGATTGATACCTCTGTCCCTAGAAAACCTGGAGTAGTCAATTTCTACATTGTGCACAGTGTGAAGATTAATGGAGAATTCTATCAGCATGCATTTGCAGTAGTTTGGTGGTACAAAACTGATTGTGACCAAGGACATTTTGGCAAACCAACCCAGGTCTGGAAACTTCATGATTATGAACCCTGCGGACCTTCCCTTTTCATGCCAGTGCAGCGCATAGGACAAAAATTTGCTTGCTGTTCAGTGGAACTTAATGGGGTAGATAAGTTGATAGTAAACCCCATTCCTAGGTCATTTCATTAG
- the LOC138036012 gene encoding uncharacterized protein, with product MTKDGAEDLEHEAKKPKYHPDHEPCEDMWSSDSSGDEDLEAAMSNHGFTRVNDCEDILGNDTGCFNGVSSHMEGNDEVMSSDTDRSESKSESDWSESCCSDDEDPEDWHEEADDLLEDMANDEPLPEPIRHRSSTQTLTILLQWFVYFLLFWQATCKISDNGLEWLLRFMFQFMHVMGITFRSEYLCQMSLMLPSSLYLLREFVNLKRDNFVKFAVCPKCASLYNLESCTRLVGGQIVSNVCSHRPFSKGRSSECGTALARRVILASGKVCFYPHRIYCFNSVIDQVEGLLKRPGVPEMCEQWRERQVDDNIVADVYDGSIWRDFLNYKGTDFLNAPRNLAFAINVDWFQPFKRRNDRSVGVIYLVLLNLPREQRFKWENIIVAGVVPEMNKEPKSLNTFLAPIVDELKAFWRGVKLTTSQSKIPLTYRGALLLASADLPAVRKLCGFKGHSAHRGCSKCFKYFPGSFGEKMDYSGFDRDMWPPRHNSSHRIHAEMVRKASTQSKHAALTTNKIYCN from the exons ATGACCAAAGATGGCGCTGAGGATTTGGAACATGAGGCAAAGAAACCAAAATATCATCCTGATCATGAGCCCTGCGAAGATATGTGGTCATCTGATTCTTCTGGTGATGAGGATCTTGAGGCAGCTATGTCTAATCACG GTTTCACCCGAGTTAATGACTGTGAGGATATTTTGGGCAATGACACAGGGTGTTTCAATGGAGTGAGCAGTCATATGGAAGGAAATGATGAG gTCATGTCTTCTGATACCGATAGATCTGAGAGCAAAAGTGAAAGTGATTGGAGTGAGAGTTGTTGTAGTGATGACGAGGATCCTGAAGATTGGCATGAAGAAGCGGATGATCTTCTTGAAGACATGGCCAATGATGAACCTCTGCCAGAACCGATCCGTCATAGATCTTCTACACAGACACTGACAATATTACTTCAGTGGTTCGTttactttttgttattttggcaAGCAACTTGCAAGATAAGTGACAATGGTCTTGAGTGGTTGTTACGATTTATGTTCCAGTTTATGCATGTAATGGGAATCACTTTCCGTAGTGAATACCTTTGCCAAATGTCCCTAATGCTTCCAAGTTCGCTATACCTTCTTCGAGAGTTTGTTAACTTGAAGCGTGATAACTTCGTCAAGTTTGCAGTGTGTCCAAAATGTGCTTCACTTTACAACCTGGAGAGTTGTACAAGGCTAGTTGGAGGTCAGATTGTCTCAAATGTCTGTAGCCACAGACCATTTAGCAAAGGCCGTAGCAGCGAGTGTGGAACAGCATTGGCAAGAAGAGTTATCTTAGCTAGTGGTAAAGTGTGTTTCTATCCACATAGAATTTACTGTTTCAACAGCGTGATTGATCAAGTTGAAGGATTGCTCAAAAGACCAGGAGTACCTGAAATGTGTGAACAGTGGCGTGAACGTCAAGTAGATGACAATATTGTGGCAGATGTTTATGATGGTAGCATCTGGAGAGACTTTCTAAATTACAAAGGAACTGACTTTCTCAACGCACCCAGAAACCTTGCTTTTGCAATCAATGTAGACTGGTTTCAACCATTCAAGAGACGAAATGACAGATCTGTGGGAGTTATTTACTTAGTTCTCCTAAATCTTCCAAGAGAACAGCGGTTCAAATGGGAGAACATCATTGTTGCAGGAGTTGTACCAGAAATGAACAAGGAGCCTAAGTCATTGAACACATTTTTAGCGCCAATTGTTGATGAGCTCAAGGCATTTTGGAGAGGTGTAAAACTTACAACCAGTCAGAGTAAGATACCACTAACATACCGGGGTGCCCTTCTTCTTGCTTCAGCTGATCTTCCTGCTGTGCGAAAACTATGTGGGTTTAAAGGTCATTCAGCGCACCGGGGCTGTTCaaaatgttttaagtatttTCCAGGTagttttggagagaaaatggaCTACTCTGGCTTTGACCGAGACATGTGGCCACCACGCCATAATAGCAGCCATCGCATACATGCAGAAATGGTTCGAAAGGCTTCAACTCAAAGCAAGCATGCGGCATTAACTACAAA TAAGATTTACTGCAATTGA